A single genomic interval of Methylocystis sp. IM3 harbors:
- a CDS encoding ABC transporter ATP-binding protein has product MSDAPAAATVLDALRQIARFWRLLVAEVGARRLFIASALALSSGLSEGAALLFLVPLIQSLDPAGGPTQGPMTWLPHWLQRLGVQLNLTSVLAIFIAVAAARSLLNRRSDLYLTNLRLNFLSETRVRLYSAIAHANWSFLRRLRPADLLAALTAETDRLDTAVYYALQMPSRMLLIGAHIAAACVIAPVLTLAALAVGFSLVWIARGRLSESLRLGEALTTAYQDYQHAVSEFLAGLKIAKSYVAEEQYVSAFATTVDEIRRNFLSFVKSQGNARTMQEIAGACAVAVFLGVSAGAFHMPVAQVLVLALIFYRLLPLVQSLQQAAQELLHVAPAAQTILALLRDCSAARETPHGEPQQAFNLEREIRFDKVSFAHAANAPEALRDVTLRLPKGALTVLTGSSGAGKSTLLDLLAGLLSPTEGKIRIDDRELTGELAQLWRQSIAYVAQDPFLFHSTIRANLSIAKPHASQSELREALTLAGAAGFVDALPEGLETIVGDRGTRFSGGERQRLALARALLRRPALLILDEPTSSLDEANERMVLEGIEALVGRVTMVLVTHRPARVGAACQVLRLEQGRLIAPA; this is encoded by the coding sequence TTGAGCGACGCGCCCGCCGCCGCCACTGTTCTCGACGCGTTACGTCAGATTGCGCGCTTCTGGCGATTGCTCGTCGCCGAAGTGGGAGCGCGTCGCCTCTTTATCGCCAGCGCCCTGGCTTTGAGTTCGGGCCTGAGCGAAGGCGCGGCGCTGCTTTTTCTGGTTCCGCTGATCCAGTCGCTCGATCCCGCCGGCGGGCCGACGCAGGGACCGATGACCTGGCTGCCGCATTGGCTGCAACGTCTCGGCGTGCAGCTCAATCTCACCAGCGTATTGGCGATCTTCATCGCCGTGGCGGCGGCCCGTTCGCTGCTCAATCGCCGGAGCGACCTTTACCTCACCAACTTGCGCCTGAATTTTCTGAGCGAAACGCGCGTCCGTCTTTATTCGGCGATCGCACACGCCAACTGGTCCTTTTTGCGCCGGCTTCGGCCTGCGGATTTGCTGGCCGCTCTCACCGCCGAGACCGATCGCCTCGACACGGCGGTGTATTACGCGCTGCAAATGCCGAGCCGCATGTTGCTCATCGGCGCGCATATCGCCGCAGCTTGCGTGATCGCCCCCGTCTTGACCCTTGCTGCGCTCGCAGTCGGTTTCTCCCTTGTCTGGATTGCGCGGGGCAGGCTGAGCGAAAGTCTGCGCCTCGGCGAAGCGCTGACGACCGCCTATCAGGACTACCAGCATGCGGTCTCCGAGTTTCTCGCCGGGCTGAAGATCGCCAAAAGCTATGTCGCCGAAGAGCAATATGTCTCGGCCTTCGCCACAACCGTCGACGAGATAAGGCGAAATTTCCTGTCTTTCGTCAAAAGCCAGGGCAACGCCCGGACGATGCAAGAGATCGCCGGCGCCTGTGCGGTCGCGGTTTTCCTCGGCGTCAGCGCCGGCGCGTTTCACATGCCGGTGGCGCAGGTTCTGGTGCTGGCTCTGATCTTCTACCGGCTCCTGCCCCTGGTGCAGTCTCTACAGCAGGCGGCGCAGGAGCTCTTGCACGTCGCGCCCGCCGCCCAGACCATTCTGGCGCTCTTGAGGGACTGCTCAGCGGCGCGCGAAACGCCGCATGGCGAGCCGCAGCAGGCGTTCAACCTCGAGAGAGAGATACGCTTCGACAAGGTCTCCTTCGCGCATGCGGCAAACGCGCCAGAGGCGTTGCGCGACGTCACCCTGCGCCTGCCGAAAGGCGCACTGACTGTCCTGACCGGCTCTTCTGGAGCCGGCAAGAGCACGCTTCTCGATTTGCTGGCCGGGCTCCTGTCCCCCACGGAGGGCAAAATCCGCATCGACGACCGGGAGCTGACAGGCGAACTGGCGCAGCTATGGCGGCAATCCATCGCTTATGTCGCGCAGGATCCCTTTCTGTTTCACTCCACCATTCGGGCGAATTTGTCGATCGCCAAACCCCATGCAAGTCAGTCCGAACTGCGCGAGGCGCTGACGCTGGCCGGAGCGGCGGGGTTTGTCGATGCGCTGCCCGAGGGGCTCGAGACGATCGTCGGCGATCGCGGAACGCGGTTTTCCGGCGGCGAAAGGCAAAGACTGGCCCTCGCGCGCGCTCTTCTCCGTCGCCCCGCTCTCCTGATCCTCGATGAACCGACAAGTTCGCTGGACGAGGCGAACGAGCGAATGGTTCTGGAAGGGATAGAGGCGCTCGTCGGTCGGGTGACGATGGTCCTCGTGACCCATCGCCCCGCGCGCGTCGGCGCCGCCTGCCAGGTCCTGCGACTTGAACAAGGGCGCTTGATCGCGCCGGCGTGA
- a CDS encoding PqqD family protein — MNSVDNLVISPDILVQEVGEEIVLLDLRNGTYYGLNQVGACMFRCIRDGKALEEARESLLDEFEVAPDELDRDIAQLVEELLARRLLWMKDA; from the coding sequence ATGAACTCGGTCGATAATCTGGTCATTTCTCCCGATATCCTGGTTCAGGAGGTCGGAGAGGAAATCGTCCTTCTGGATCTGAGAAATGGAACCTATTACGGCCTCAACCAGGTCGGCGCCTGCATGTTCCGATGCATCAGGGATGGAAAGGCGCTCGAAGAGGCTCGCGAGAGCCTGTTGGACGAATTCGAGGTGGCGCCGGATGAGCTCGACCGCGATATCGCGCAATTGGTGGAAGAGCTGCTGGCCCGTCGTCTGTTGTGGATGAAGGACGCATAA
- a CDS encoding nucleotidyltransferase family protein: MPEAETIICALLRGERPTWPADGNDAFTSLFLERSAYHGVQALLHQHLTNGTFRELGWPPSILDACREAAVGQAMWEMRHKEILGSLLDRLAEIGVRPILFKGTALAYSAYPAPFMRRRGDTDALIPLHAKEQSCEALESLGFRRTACARGDLVSNAIEYAIEDAGLGAHEIDLHWRISNAQVLSRLFSYDELVRAASPLPALSPHAIGPGDMHALAIACMHRAEHKECPYFVDGVEYYDGDRLIWFYDMSLICKNWESADYDAFFDLVEEKRLLNNCLEALEKARAYFGSGPSREIVERRRKTGANDVISTYLAASPLDQYSANFAAIPGAGDKLRFLIQILFPPVEYMREMYAHVEPNWLAWLYVHRIVNTVAKRLKRTFPALFQFGDADRS, translated from the coding sequence ATGCCTGAAGCCGAAACCATCATTTGCGCCCTGTTGCGCGGCGAACGCCCGACCTGGCCGGCGGATGGAAATGACGCATTCACGAGCCTCTTTCTCGAACGGAGCGCGTATCATGGGGTTCAGGCATTACTTCACCAGCATCTGACCAATGGGACATTCCGCGAGCTGGGCTGGCCCCCATCCATTCTGGACGCATGCAGAGAGGCGGCTGTCGGCCAGGCGATGTGGGAAATGCGCCATAAGGAAATTCTGGGGAGCCTCCTGGACCGCCTCGCCGAGATCGGCGTACGCCCCATTCTTTTCAAGGGAACCGCGCTCGCTTACAGCGCCTATCCCGCGCCCTTCATGAGGAGGAGAGGCGACACGGACGCGCTCATCCCGCTTCACGCGAAAGAGCAAAGCTGCGAGGCGCTCGAATCGCTGGGTTTCCGCCGCACGGCCTGCGCGCGCGGCGATCTCGTCAGCAACGCCATAGAGTATGCGATCGAGGACGCGGGCCTTGGCGCGCATGAAATCGACCTCCATTGGCGGATCAGCAATGCCCAGGTGCTTTCCAGACTGTTTTCTTATGATGAACTGGTCCGCGCCGCCTCTCCTCTACCAGCTTTGAGCCCCCACGCAATTGGACCTGGCGATATGCACGCGCTGGCTATCGCCTGCATGCATCGAGCCGAACACAAGGAATGCCCCTATTTTGTGGATGGGGTTGAATACTACGACGGCGATCGTCTCATATGGTTTTATGATATGAGCCTGATCTGCAAGAACTGGGAAAGCGCCGATTACGACGCCTTCTTCGATCTCGTCGAGGAAAAGCGCTTGCTCAACAATTGCCTCGAGGCGCTCGAAAAGGCGAGGGCGTATTTCGGAAGCGGGCCGTCACGCGAGATCGTGGAGCGGCGGCGGAAAACGGGCGCAAATGATGTTATCTCGACTTATCTCGCCGCTTCGCCGCTGGATCAGTATTCTGCAAATTTCGCGGCGATCCCGGGCGCAGGGGACAAGCTACGTTTTCTGATACAAATTCTTTTTCCTCCCGTCGAATATATGCGCGAAATGTATGCCCACGTCGAACCGAACTGGCTGGCGTGGCTTTATGTGCATCGCATCGTGAACACGGTCGCGAAGCGATTGAAGAGAACGTTTCCCGCGCTTTTTCAATTCGGGGACGCGGATCGGAGCTGA